Proteins co-encoded in one Halodesulfovibrio marinisediminis DSM 17456 genomic window:
- a CDS encoding LysE family translocator, with the protein MTLSVWLSLVLICILGAMSPGPSLAVVAKNCLGGSWKNGVVTAWAHALGVGMYALASVLGLAIVLQHNPSLFKGIAYLGAGYLLWLGVNAVQSKGGVAAKLTAGREASLFESARDGAMISMLNPKLALFFLALFSQFVAASHASESRAIVVATPLVIDGLWYTIVSFLLTRPSVLERIKARAVLVDRMTGVVLIVLAARVIYTI; encoded by the coding sequence ATGACGTTAAGTGTATGGCTTTCTTTGGTATTGATTTGTATTCTCGGGGCGATGTCTCCGGGGCCTAGTCTTGCGGTTGTTGCAAAAAACTGTCTTGGCGGCAGTTGGAAGAACGGTGTTGTCACCGCCTGGGCGCATGCTTTGGGTGTTGGAATGTATGCGTTGGCATCTGTTTTAGGTCTGGCTATTGTTTTGCAGCATAATCCTTCGCTGTTTAAAGGGATTGCGTATCTGGGAGCAGGATATTTGTTATGGCTCGGGGTCAACGCGGTACAGTCTAAAGGTGGTGTTGCAGCTAAGCTGACTGCGGGCAGAGAGGCTTCTTTGTTTGAATCTGCACGAGACGGTGCCATGATTTCTATGTTGAACCCTAAGCTTGCGTTGTTCTTTTTGGCGTTATTCAGTCAGTTTGTTGCAGCAAGCCATGCTTCAGAAAGTAGAGCGATTGTTGTTGCAACTCCACTGGTTATTGATGGGCTTTGGTATACAATCGTCAGTTTCTTGCTGACCAGACCAAGCGTGCTTGAGAGAATTAAGGCGCGTGCTGTTTTGGTGGATAGGATGACTGGGGTGGTTCTAATCGTGCTGGCCGCACGCGTTATCTATACCATCTAA
- a CDS encoding helix-turn-helix transcriptional regulator — MTKKLHELLETIVTTDSHEYLWEQLVAYAKDMGAAQLHTWFGQTNEDLTCFTTIPERGKHAFIELNTIGYDYLTSHALTGNGPLLYGRDKDLDNPLLCDKAKKLLQSSTSECNYGSSITMPSFHNNKRIGGITVCFPETVSQLNDVPTDKILELLLASCTAHERLYTLTSQDPASSALTPRQKECLTGLADGLSSQDIADKIGISLHTVKMHIDSAKERLGATTRIQAVAKALTAGLISIS; from the coding sequence ATGACAAAAAAACTGCACGAGCTTCTGGAAACAATCGTCACTACTGATTCTCATGAATATTTATGGGAGCAACTTGTAGCATACGCTAAAGATATGGGAGCAGCACAACTTCACACATGGTTTGGACAGACTAACGAAGACCTTACGTGCTTTACGACTATCCCAGAACGGGGGAAGCACGCCTTCATAGAACTCAATACGATTGGATATGACTATCTCACAAGCCATGCCCTTACAGGTAATGGACCGTTACTTTATGGACGCGACAAGGATTTGGATAATCCTCTGCTTTGCGACAAAGCAAAAAAGCTTCTTCAGAGTTCTACGTCTGAATGCAACTATGGAAGCAGCATAACTATGCCCTCATTCCACAACAATAAACGTATAGGTGGTATTACCGTTTGCTTTCCCGAAACAGTCTCACAACTTAATGATGTACCGACTGACAAAATTTTAGAGCTACTTCTTGCATCCTGCACAGCGCACGAACGTCTATATACCCTGACATCCCAAGATCCGGCTTCATCAGCACTTACTCCCCGACAAAAAGAATGCCTGACAGGCCTTGCAGACGGGCTTTCCTCACAGGACATTGCAGATAAAATCGGTATCAGCCTACATACAGTAAAAATGCACATTGATTCTGCAAAAGAACGGCTTGGCGCAACAACTAGAATTCAGGCTGTCGCAAAAGCTCTAACAGCAGGACTCATAAGCATCTCTTAA
- a CDS encoding PACE efflux transporter: MRTSTDRLRHTVFFELILLVICVPLLALLLNKPMGHVGAVSLMLSLAGATWNYIYNYLFDHALVRLNKPLYPRSGLLRTFHAVLFELSLLVITIPAVMIMMNLSFMQALMIDIGFVAFVPVYAFVYNIAYDRLFPLPTAETV, translated from the coding sequence ATGAGAACATCCACAGACCGTTTACGTCACACTGTTTTCTTTGAGCTTATTCTGTTAGTAATTTGCGTCCCTCTGCTTGCTCTTCTATTGAATAAACCTATGGGACATGTCGGTGCCGTGAGCCTTATGCTTAGCCTTGCCGGAGCCACTTGGAACTACATATACAACTACCTGTTTGACCACGCATTAGTGCGACTCAATAAACCACTTTATCCACGAAGTGGCTTGCTCCGAACATTCCATGCCGTTTTATTTGAACTGAGCCTACTTGTTATTACGATTCCTGCGGTAATGATTATGATGAACCTTTCGTTCATGCAGGCTTTGATGATCGATATAGGATTCGTAGCATTCGTTCCTGTATACGCTTTTGTGTACAACATAGCGTACGACAGACTCTTCCCACTTCCAACTGCTGAGACCGTCTAA
- a CDS encoding flavodoxin family protein has protein sequence MKIVTLLGSARATGNTATVLGWVEDELRTMGHEVERINLTKKDIKPCLGCAKCKESETEINCVQKDDAEEILKKMIDADATLFASPNYFWGYAAPVKALMDRSWSLVTNYHKPNHASLLEGKRQALLLTGGGVYENNAEGLTFAFNKLQAFYKTQNAGELFIEKCTIDGNRPADAQERAIAFARDMVA, from the coding sequence ATGAAAATCGTAACACTGCTCGGCAGCGCCAGAGCAACAGGTAACACCGCAACTGTTCTTGGCTGGGTGGAAGATGAACTGCGCACAATGGGTCATGAAGTAGAACGCATCAACCTGACCAAAAAAGATATTAAACCATGTCTTGGCTGCGCTAAGTGCAAAGAGTCTGAAACTGAAATCAACTGTGTTCAGAAAGATGATGCAGAAGAAATCCTGAAGAAAATGATTGATGCAGATGCAACTCTTTTCGCATCACCTAACTACTTCTGGGGCTACGCTGCACCAGTAAAAGCACTGATGGACAGAAGCTGGAGCCTTGTCACCAACTACCATAAACCAAACCATGCATCCCTACTTGAAGGCAAACGTCAGGCCCTATTACTTACAGGTGGTGGAGTGTACGAAAACAATGCGGAAGGCTTAACCTTTGCATTCAACAAGCTTCAGGCGTTCTACAAAACACAGAACGCAGGCGAACTGTTTATTGAGAAATGTACCATTGATGGTAACCGTCCGGCAGATGCACAGGAACGTGCTATCGCTTTTGCTCGTGACATGGTTGCCTAA
- a CDS encoding efflux RND transporter periplasmic adaptor subunit, with protein MGACYHQRIFSIAVSCICVFILTACSGNGDQPQPIAPNVDVISVYEVPVANRWEAVGRVDSKDIVQIKSRVEGFLIERDFVEGDIVAKDKVLFKIDPRPFEADLQLAKANVEKTQAALIEAKQNLQRGAKLYAGKNISKSELDAYTSTERQAAAEVDAAKAQVYAATINLGYTTISAPLRGRIGRTIYSVGNLISPSSGTLATIYSIDPIYVYFTIDEKDMVTYRAKWGYRSSRKVRFTLKLPNGAMYPLEGQPDFAQPFVDKDTGTIEVRCIFPNPDNLLLSGMYVAVIMEDAEKKPMPVIPQSCVQQGQSGYSVMVVDKNNIASSRKVELGMRLNAMWVVMNGLQAGERIVVEGLQKIQQGKPVTPHIVTFDPKTGVITKDSKQDSKKTQEKPAKASPSSSVAPQKTGSEKNIPENPRWTKKSSTQDTNSSGSNEQWPAEPVPPKSSSSDSPNTPSTSNSGS; from the coding sequence ATGGGAGCCTGTTACCATCAGAGAATTTTTTCCATAGCAGTATCTTGCATTTGTGTATTCATACTCACAGCCTGTTCCGGCAATGGTGATCAACCACAACCGATTGCGCCTAATGTAGATGTTATTTCGGTTTATGAAGTGCCAGTTGCAAACAGATGGGAAGCTGTAGGTCGCGTGGATTCCAAAGACATCGTGCAGATTAAATCCCGCGTGGAAGGTTTTTTAATCGAGCGGGACTTTGTCGAAGGTGATATTGTTGCAAAAGATAAAGTACTTTTCAAAATAGACCCAAGACCATTTGAAGCCGACCTCCAGCTTGCAAAAGCCAATGTGGAAAAAACACAGGCAGCCCTTATAGAAGCAAAACAAAACCTGCAACGCGGCGCTAAGTTATATGCAGGAAAAAATATTAGTAAATCAGAGTTGGACGCCTACACCAGTACGGAACGGCAAGCAGCTGCCGAAGTAGATGCTGCTAAAGCTCAGGTATATGCAGCCACCATCAATCTTGGCTACACGACTATTTCCGCTCCACTCAGAGGACGCATTGGTCGAACCATTTATTCCGTGGGCAACCTTATCTCCCCTTCCAGCGGCACATTAGCCACGATCTACTCAATTGACCCTATCTATGTGTACTTCACCATAGATGAAAAAGACATGGTCACCTACCGTGCCAAATGGGGATACCGTTCATCTCGAAAAGTACGTTTTACGCTAAAACTTCCAAACGGAGCCATGTACCCTCTGGAAGGTCAACCCGATTTCGCACAGCCATTTGTTGATAAGGATACAGGAACAATAGAAGTACGATGCATTTTCCCTAATCCAGACAACCTGCTTCTTTCGGGAATGTATGTCGCTGTCATAATGGAAGATGCCGAAAAAAAACCTATGCCGGTTATCCCACAATCATGCGTACAACAAGGCCAGTCAGGCTACAGCGTTATGGTTGTGGATAAAAACAATATTGCTTCTTCCCGTAAGGTTGAACTGGGCATGCGCCTTAATGCAATGTGGGTTGTAATGAATGGATTACAGGCAGGAGAACGTATTGTCGTTGAAGGGCTACAAAAAATACAGCAGGGCAAACCTGTCACCCCACACATCGTAACCTTTGATCCCAAAACAGGCGTCATAACCAAGGATTCCAAACAAGATTCAAAAAAGACTCAGGAAAAGCCTGCAAAAGCCTCGCCATCATCAAGTGTTGCTCCTCAAAAAACCGGCTCAGAAAAGAACATCCCTGAAAATCCCCGCTGGACAAAAAAATCATCAACACAAGACACCAACTCATCTGGCAGTAATGAACAATGGCCAGCAGAACCAGTTCCGCCAAAATCAAGCTCATCTGACTCCCCAAACACACCTTCCACTTCCAATAGCGGGAGCTAA
- a CDS encoding LysR family transcriptional regulator has translation MLFSLEQLEAFVAAVEFGSFSAAARHLGKAQSRISTAVANLEIDLGVTLFDRSGKFPVLTSDGERILNTARGVLYQCRVVVDTAEQIIEKPQVLLRMAVEELISCEAIGSVLADFAKEFGYIQVEVLWAAIGDVKDLILKERVDIGVAMPATGIPDDECSWKQLGSETFWPMVGSNHPLAKLSSVTADDLWGHMQLVASSKEGVREPDSGILSEKMWMCEDSKLMIDLVRRGVGWAWLAESQTQKLREREELVSLPLTFLQKGYSGSFNLLWKKDYPLRPAEKWLADRLQQVFS, from the coding sequence ATGTTGTTTTCGCTAGAGCAGTTAGAAGCTTTTGTGGCGGCAGTTGAGTTTGGATCGTTTTCTGCTGCTGCAAGGCATTTAGGGAAAGCGCAGAGCAGGATTAGTACAGCTGTTGCGAACTTAGAGATAGACTTGGGTGTGACGTTATTTGATAGATCTGGAAAGTTTCCAGTGCTCACAAGTGATGGTGAGCGAATTTTAAACACGGCGCGAGGGGTTTTGTATCAGTGTAGGGTGGTTGTGGATACCGCTGAGCAGATTATTGAAAAGCCGCAAGTGTTGCTCAGGATGGCTGTGGAAGAGCTTATTTCCTGCGAGGCTATCGGCAGTGTACTGGCTGATTTTGCAAAGGAATTTGGTTATATTCAGGTTGAAGTTCTTTGGGCAGCGATTGGAGATGTTAAAGATCTTATTTTGAAAGAACGAGTGGATATTGGTGTAGCAATGCCAGCAACCGGTATTCCAGATGATGAATGTTCATGGAAGCAGCTTGGGAGTGAGACATTTTGGCCTATGGTTGGTTCTAATCATCCTCTTGCTAAGCTTTCGTCAGTAACAGCAGATGACTTATGGGGACATATGCAGCTTGTTGCTTCCAGTAAGGAAGGCGTACGGGAGCCTGATTCAGGTATACTGAGTGAAAAAATGTGGATGTGTGAGGACAGTAAGCTGATGATAGATTTGGTGCGCCGCGGTGTGGGGTGGGCATGGCTTGCTGAATCGCAGACGCAGAAGCTTAGGGAACGTGAAGAATTAGTGTCGTTACCGTTGACCTTTTTGCAAAAAGGATACAGCGGATCGTTTAACTTGTTGTGGAAGAAGGATTACCCGCTTCGACCTGCTGAAAAGTGGCTTGCTGACCGATTGCAGCAGGTTTTCAGTTAG
- a CDS encoding ArnT family glycosyltransferase, whose product MNNTAIWQRHPYLVAAAIIACTTCIRIAFLWSNQLDLVYDEAQYWDWTRHMQFSYYSKGPLIAWIIKSWTSIFGDTQFGVRIGAVFNSFLTQSILLYGMGHLMKRPVAALWAVILANTIPLFLASGILMTTDSPLLVCWLTALFAVYAASENPEGKASYIVLGVTMALGILAKYMMLAMIGVVFFYCIGLWRRRMLSKVFVKRIAIAMTIGTVVGFLPILIWNMQNDWVGFRHVAKLAGVNKSAIAEPFFRFDRFPEYFGSQIGLLTPWWFAFLIFGGWTALKQGWTKKGAEALGDDSRVREALLLSVGFWMLWGFFIFWSFHKRIYPNWSAMSYAAGIMLAAIAVEQGHVWGKNALVIRGKRIPLRKTGVIIGVVLFLLMHSLGELPFRSRSFNPAMRLMGWTDMSDKLQELTDNMPNPDKVFYFSDRYGVTASLSFYAPGQPQAFCADFGRRKAQYDLWETPEAKKGWDAIFVRHKPIDVQPLKELFESVDVMEYQTTHTNGYGPKYYIAILKNYNGKWPKRDSGSY is encoded by the coding sequence TTGAATAATACAGCTATTTGGCAGCGACATCCATACTTAGTGGCTGCCGCGATTATTGCTTGTACCACCTGCATCCGTATCGCATTTCTATGGAGTAACCAGCTTGATCTTGTGTATGACGAAGCCCAGTACTGGGATTGGACTCGTCACATGCAGTTTTCTTACTACTCCAAAGGACCTCTGATTGCTTGGATCATCAAAAGTTGGACCAGTATTTTTGGTGATACCCAGTTTGGCGTCCGTATCGGCGCTGTTTTTAACTCTTTTTTGACTCAGAGTATTTTGTTGTACGGCATGGGACACTTGATGAAACGTCCTGTTGCTGCTCTCTGGGCAGTTATTCTTGCTAACACTATCCCGCTATTCCTTGCTTCCGGCATTTTGATGACAACGGACAGCCCGTTGCTCGTGTGTTGGCTAACAGCCTTGTTTGCTGTGTATGCAGCAAGTGAGAATCCAGAAGGAAAAGCCTCTTACATCGTACTTGGTGTTACGATGGCTTTGGGTATTCTTGCTAAGTATATGATGCTGGCCATGATTGGCGTGGTGTTTTTCTATTGTATCGGGCTGTGGCGCAGAAGAATGCTCAGCAAGGTGTTTGTAAAGCGTATTGCCATAGCAATGACTATTGGTACAGTTGTCGGTTTCTTACCGATTTTGATCTGGAATATGCAGAATGACTGGGTGGGCTTCCGCCATGTTGCTAAACTCGCAGGGGTGAACAAGTCTGCCATCGCAGAACCGTTCTTCCGCTTTGATCGTTTTCCTGAATACTTTGGTTCTCAGATTGGCCTACTTACCCCTTGGTGGTTTGCTTTCCTCATCTTCGGCGGTTGGACTGCTTTGAAGCAGGGATGGACAAAAAAAGGTGCTGAAGCGCTTGGCGATGACAGCAGAGTGCGTGAAGCGCTTCTGTTAAGTGTCGGTTTCTGGATGCTGTGGGGCTTCTTTATTTTCTGGAGCTTCCATAAACGTATTTACCCAAACTGGTCTGCAATGAGTTATGCGGCAGGTATTATGCTTGCGGCAATTGCTGTAGAGCAGGGACATGTGTGGGGTAAAAATGCATTAGTTATCCGCGGCAAGCGAATTCCGCTCCGTAAAACCGGCGTCATTATCGGCGTAGTTCTTTTCCTTCTTATGCATTCTCTTGGAGAGCTGCCATTTAGAAGCCGCTCATTTAACCCTGCAATGCGTTTGATGGGTTGGACAGATATGTCTGATAAGCTTCAAGAGCTTACTGATAACATGCCGAACCCTGATAAAGTGTTTTATTTTTCTGACCGCTACGGTGTAACAGCCAGCCTTTCATTCTATGCTCCTGGTCAGCCGCAGGCATTCTGCGCGGACTTTGGCCGCAGGAAGGCACAATATGACCTGTGGGAAACACCGGAAGCCAAAAAGGGCTGGGACGCTATCTTTGTGCGTCATAAACCTATTGATGTTCAACCACTTAAGGAGTTGTTTGAATCCGTGGACGTTATGGAGTATCAAACAACGCATACGAACGGTTACGGTCCTAAATATTATATTGCGATCTTAAAAAATTATAACGGCAAATGGCCAAAACGTGACAGTGGAAGTTATTAA
- a CDS encoding efflux RND transporter permease subunit — translation MTISHFFIDRPKFAIVISLVITLVGGLAILTLPIAQYPDITPPVVTVTATFPGASPEILERTVIKPLEDNINGVENMIYISSSADTTGTATTTITFAPGSDPDMAQVNVQNRVSQADPNLPEQVRRLGVTVNKQSPTMLLGVSIISPDNSYSSLFLNNYAKQFIVDPLKRIHGVSDVQIFGSPYSMRIWLDPKLMESYRMTTSDVQDALQQQNIIVAAGSIGGGPNVEQQQFRYTVQAQGRLITAEEFNNIILRATSDGAIVRVKDIGHAELGDESYDFNAKLNNKPQAFVVVYQTSDGNALEIAQNIYKRMEVLSQQFPKGIDYLIPYDTTIFIKRSIDEVVETLFQAVCLVVLVVFLFLQNVRATFIPTVAIPVSLVGTFAVMQALGYSINTISLFGLVLAIGVVVDDAIVVIENVERHITESKLPPKEAARIAMSEVTSPIIATTLVLLAVFVPVMFMPGITGGLYKQFAVTITVSVLISSVNALTLSPALCSLLLKEGQLEPISFLRPIDRAIKWSTERYGTIITTILRKGLLTLVAIIVIFSATGYLYKTTPTAFIPNEDQGFFFVDAQLPEASSMNRTQRVLEEVTDMTQKVSGVERVITVAGRSFLSGNLSNTGLIIVMLEDWDSRPDGKTLRDIMAEANKLYRNYPNASLRSFELPAIPGIGTTGGFAYQLQDTLSRPPENIAKVAQQLSMKATQDPAVLFAYTTFRTDVPQYFLEVDRNKAMVMGISLGDIYATLQAQFGSLYVNDFVRQGQIYQVNIQADAKYRAKPEDFWLFYVRNGKGEMVPISSVASITPILGPAQVFHYNLYSTVAINGNAAPGYSSGDAIATMERLSNELPPGYTFEWTALSLQEIEAGNLAPLIFLLSFTFVYLFLVAQYESWVMPVAIVGAVPLAIFGAIAGTHYWAPLFELNNNIYAQIGVVLLIGMAAKTSILIVEFSMDLYKEGKSAEEAAFMAAKIRFRAVLMTAFSFVLGVSPLVVASGPGSASRHSLGIAVMCGMITATVFAPLLVPGFYYHLQRLLEFFERKMKTRADAAAKKVKEKS, via the coding sequence ATGACGATCAGTCATTTCTTTATTGATCGGCCTAAATTCGCCATCGTGATTTCTCTCGTCATCACCCTTGTGGGAGGATTAGCAATACTTACACTGCCTATTGCACAATATCCTGACATAACTCCGCCTGTTGTCACAGTGACAGCAACATTCCCCGGTGCCAGTCCAGAAATTTTAGAACGTACGGTCATTAAGCCCCTTGAAGACAATATCAACGGCGTTGAAAACATGATCTACATCTCGTCTTCAGCAGACACGACGGGCACCGCAACAACAACCATCACTTTTGCTCCGGGCTCAGATCCCGACATGGCTCAAGTTAACGTCCAAAACCGTGTATCTCAGGCCGACCCAAACCTGCCGGAACAGGTTCGGCGACTTGGGGTAACTGTTAACAAACAGTCTCCCACCATGTTGCTCGGTGTCAGTATCATTTCACCGGACAACAGCTACTCCAGCTTGTTCCTAAACAACTATGCAAAACAGTTTATTGTTGACCCACTGAAACGAATACACGGCGTTTCAGACGTACAAATTTTCGGTTCACCATATTCAATGCGCATCTGGCTCGACCCGAAGCTGATGGAATCATACCGCATGACCACGTCAGATGTACAAGATGCACTGCAACAGCAAAACATTATTGTTGCTGCAGGCAGCATCGGCGGCGGTCCGAACGTTGAACAACAACAATTCCGTTATACTGTTCAGGCTCAAGGACGCCTGATTACCGCAGAAGAATTTAACAACATCATCCTCCGCGCCACCTCTGACGGCGCAATCGTTAGAGTAAAAGACATCGGGCATGCAGAACTCGGAGACGAGTCATATGACTTCAATGCAAAGCTAAATAACAAGCCACAGGCATTTGTTGTTGTGTATCAAACGAGTGACGGCAATGCGTTAGAAATTGCACAAAACATTTACAAACGCATGGAAGTCTTATCTCAACAGTTTCCCAAAGGAATCGACTACCTAATACCTTATGATACGACAATTTTTATCAAACGTTCCATTGATGAAGTAGTAGAAACCCTCTTTCAGGCTGTCTGCCTTGTTGTACTTGTTGTATTCCTGTTCCTACAAAACGTACGGGCAACATTCATTCCTACGGTAGCTATTCCTGTATCCCTTGTCGGCACATTTGCTGTCATGCAAGCTCTAGGATATTCCATCAACACCATTTCTCTATTCGGCCTTGTTCTTGCCATCGGTGTTGTGGTTGATGACGCCATTGTAGTTATCGAAAACGTTGAACGGCATATCACAGAGTCTAAACTACCGCCGAAGGAAGCGGCGCGTATCGCTATGTCCGAAGTTACAAGCCCGATCATAGCCACAACGCTGGTACTGCTGGCTGTGTTTGTTCCTGTCATGTTCATGCCCGGTATTACAGGCGGCCTCTACAAACAATTTGCTGTAACTATCACGGTATCCGTGCTCATATCCTCAGTAAACGCACTGACGCTCAGCCCTGCTCTGTGTTCACTTCTCCTTAAAGAAGGACAGCTGGAACCAATCTCATTTCTTCGACCTATCGACCGTGCAATAAAATGGTCAACGGAACGGTATGGAACCATAATCACGACAATCCTGCGCAAAGGCCTTCTTACTCTGGTCGCCATTATCGTTATTTTTTCCGCCACGGGCTATCTGTACAAAACAACACCGACAGCATTTATCCCGAATGAAGATCAAGGGTTCTTCTTTGTTGATGCTCAACTGCCAGAAGCATCATCAATGAACAGGACACAACGTGTTCTGGAAGAAGTTACCGATATGACCCAAAAAGTGAGTGGGGTAGAACGCGTTATTACAGTTGCAGGACGCAGTTTCCTTTCCGGCAACTTATCCAATACCGGCCTTATTATTGTCATGCTTGAAGATTGGGACAGCCGTCCCGATGGTAAAACCCTGCGTGACATCATGGCGGAAGCCAACAAACTTTATAGGAACTATCCAAATGCCTCACTCAGATCTTTCGAGCTGCCGGCGATTCCGGGTATCGGTACTACAGGCGGATTCGCTTACCAGCTGCAGGATACGTTAAGCCGCCCGCCGGAAAATATCGCCAAGGTTGCACAACAGCTTTCAATGAAAGCTACGCAAGACCCAGCTGTACTGTTCGCTTACACAACTTTCCGAACAGATGTTCCGCAATATTTTCTTGAGGTTGACCGCAACAAGGCCATGGTTATGGGAATTTCTCTCGGAGATATTTATGCCACTTTACAGGCACAGTTCGGCTCCCTTTATGTGAATGACTTTGTGCGCCAAGGACAAATTTATCAGGTAAACATTCAAGCTGATGCAAAATACCGTGCGAAACCTGAAGACTTTTGGCTGTTCTATGTACGCAACGGTAAAGGAGAAATGGTTCCGATCAGTTCTGTTGCCTCAATCACTCCGATCTTAGGTCCTGCACAGGTATTTCATTACAATCTCTATAGCACGGTAGCTATCAATGGTAACGCTGCCCCGGGTTATAGTTCCGGTGATGCTATTGCCACAATGGAGAGACTCTCCAACGAGCTTCCTCCAGGCTATACGTTTGAATGGACAGCCCTTTCCTTGCAGGAAATTGAAGCAGGCAACCTTGCACCGCTCATCTTCTTGCTGTCCTTTACCTTTGTATACCTGTTCCTTGTAGCACAGTATGAAAGCTGGGTTATGCCGGTCGCTATTGTCGGCGCAGTTCCACTAGCAATCTTCGGTGCCATTGCCGGCACCCACTACTGGGCACCGCTCTTTGAACTGAACAACAATATATATGCGCAGATAGGGGTCGTTCTTCTTATCGGTATGGCGGCAAAGACATCTATTCTTATTGTTGAGTTCTCGATGGATCTCTACAAGGAAGGCAAGTCAGCGGAAGAAGCTGCCTTTATGGCGGCAAAAATACGTTTCCGCGCAGTGCTTATGACTGCATTCTCTTTTGTACTTGGTGTTTCACCGCTTGTCGTAGCTTCCGGACCAGGCTCTGCGAGCAGGCACTCCCTCGGTATAGCAGTTATGTGCGGTATGATTACCGCTACCGTCTTTGCCCCGTTACTTGTTCCGGGATTCTATTACCACCTGCAACGATTACTTGAATTTTTTGAAAGGAAAATGAAAACCAGAGCTGACGCTGCTGCAAAAAAAGTAAAAGAGAAGTCCTGA